From Polyangium spumosum, a single genomic window includes:
- the apaG gene encoding Co2+/Mg2+ efflux protein ApaG, with product MSTAITNGIRVNVTTVYVPSQSMPSARRYVFAYTIRISNEGTETAQLRTRHWIITDGNGKVEEVRGPGVVGQQPILRPGEHFEYTSGCVLETPRGSMRGTYQMYPTSGGPAFDAEIAPFTLAMPHSLN from the coding sequence GTGTCCACCGCCATCACGAACGGAATCCGCGTCAACGTCACGACCGTGTACGTGCCGTCGCAATCCATGCCGAGCGCGAGGCGTTACGTGTTCGCATACACGATACGCATCTCGAACGAGGGGACCGAGACGGCCCAGCTCCGCACGCGCCACTGGATCATCACCGACGGCAACGGGAAGGTCGAGGAGGTGCGGGGGCCCGGCGTCGTCGGGCAGCAGCCGATCCTCCGGCCGGGAGAACATTTCGAGTACACGAGCGGCTGCGTGCTGGAGACGCCGCGCGGCTCGATGCGCGGCACCTACCAGATGTACCCCACGAGCGGCGGGCCCGCGTTCGACGCCGAGATCGCGCCGTTCACGCTCGCCATGCCGCACTCGCTGAACTGA
- the clpS gene encoding ATP-dependent Clp protease adapter ClpS encodes MANDPREREDQEGDLATQKKRKVEKVRRYKVVLHNDNYTTMEFVVLVLVKFFHKTDTEATHIMLSVHHKGSGVAGVYTKDVAETKVTQVQSFARQHGMPLRLSAEPE; translated from the coding sequence ATGGCGAACGATCCGCGTGAACGAGAGGACCAGGAAGGCGATCTCGCGACCCAGAAGAAGCGCAAGGTCGAGAAGGTCCGCCGCTACAAGGTCGTCCTCCACAACGACAACTACACGACGATGGAATTCGTCGTGCTCGTGCTCGTGAAGTTCTTCCACAAGACCGACACGGAAGCGACGCACATCATGCTCAGCGTGCATCACAAGGGCAGCGGCGTCGCGGGCGTCTACACGAAGGACGTCGCCGAGACGAAGGTCACCCAGGTGCAGAGCTTCGCGCGGCAACACGGCATGCCCCTCCGGCTTTCGGCCGAACCCGAGTAG
- the clpA gene encoding ATP-dependent Clp protease ATP-binding subunit ClpA, which produces MKISPEVEIAFKLATHEAIRRRHEYVTVEHLLYALTFDEETANVIRKAGGDLSKLKKRLERFLEDEIEALPEHVDSDPVVSLGFQNVVGRAAVHVQNTNQKELKGANVLVAVFSERESPAVQMLREADVHRLDVVNYLSHGIAKDGQDDEVGPEDATEGADAAEAEGEGGREGKRDPLASFTVNLNKEAESGRIDPLVGRTIELERTIQVLARRRKNNPLLIGDAGVGKTAIAEGLAMKIVKGDVPHAIKGATIYALDMGALIAGTRYRGDFENRLKGVLKALEKQPGAILFIDEIHTIIGAGAASGGTMDASNLLKPALASGRLRCIGATTFQEYRGHLERDSALARRFQRIEINEPSVDETRQILEGLRKHYEEFHKVKFTDAALEAAAKLSDRYLRDRRLPDKAIDLLDEAGAAARLAHGEDYTVDVSDIEIVVAKMAQIPPRQVSTSDRAQLKDLQKELEGVVFGQAEAVGQLASAIKLSRAGLRSPEKPIGSFLFTGPTGVGKTELAKQLAKVMGIEFLRFDMSEYQERHTVSRLIGAPPGYVGFDRGGLLTEAIAKTPHAVLLLDEIEKAHPDIFQVLLQVMDHGTLTDNNGKKSSFRHVVLIMTSNVGARELTQTRLGFGERGSVGDDDRAFKNVFSPEFRNRLDARIMFKALDPSVMGSIVDKFIREIEALVGDKGVSIQVTDAARDYLAKKGYDPAFGARPLGRVIERELKPRLGDEILFGELEHGGKAVVDLKDDALSFSFIPNEKPADEAEKKPDAKEPEATAQA; this is translated from the coding sequence ATGAAGATCAGCCCCGAGGTCGAGATCGCCTTCAAGCTGGCCACGCACGAGGCCATCCGCCGACGGCACGAGTACGTGACCGTCGAGCACCTTCTCTACGCGCTCACGTTCGACGAGGAGACGGCGAACGTGATCCGCAAGGCGGGCGGAGATCTGTCGAAGCTGAAGAAGCGCCTCGAGCGTTTCCTCGAGGACGAGATCGAGGCGCTGCCCGAACACGTCGACAGCGATCCCGTCGTCTCGCTCGGCTTCCAGAACGTCGTCGGGCGCGCGGCCGTGCACGTCCAGAACACGAACCAGAAGGAGCTCAAGGGCGCGAACGTCCTCGTCGCTGTTTTCTCCGAGCGCGAGTCGCCGGCCGTGCAGATGCTCCGCGAGGCCGACGTGCACCGCCTCGACGTGGTGAACTACCTGTCGCACGGCATCGCCAAGGACGGCCAGGACGACGAGGTCGGGCCGGAGGACGCGACCGAGGGCGCGGACGCCGCCGAGGCCGAGGGCGAGGGCGGCCGCGAGGGCAAGCGTGATCCGCTCGCTTCGTTCACCGTGAACCTGAACAAGGAAGCGGAGAGCGGGCGCATCGATCCGCTGGTCGGCCGGACGATCGAGCTCGAGCGCACCATCCAGGTCCTCGCGCGTCGCCGCAAGAACAACCCGCTGCTCATCGGCGACGCCGGCGTCGGCAAGACCGCGATCGCCGAGGGCCTCGCCATGAAGATCGTGAAGGGCGACGTCCCGCACGCGATCAAGGGCGCGACGATCTACGCGCTCGACATGGGCGCGCTCATCGCCGGCACGCGCTACCGCGGCGACTTCGAGAACCGCTTGAAGGGCGTGCTCAAGGCGCTCGAGAAGCAGCCGGGCGCGATCCTCTTCATCGACGAGATCCACACCATCATCGGCGCCGGCGCCGCGAGCGGCGGCACGATGGACGCCTCGAACCTCCTGAAGCCCGCGCTCGCGTCCGGCCGCCTGCGTTGCATCGGCGCGACGACCTTCCAGGAGTACCGCGGGCACCTCGAGCGCGACAGCGCCCTCGCGCGCCGCTTCCAGCGCATCGAGATCAACGAGCCCTCCGTCGACGAGACGCGCCAGATCCTCGAGGGGCTGCGCAAGCACTACGAGGAGTTTCACAAGGTCAAGTTCACGGACGCCGCGCTCGAGGCCGCGGCGAAGCTCAGCGACCGCTACCTCCGCGACCGGCGCTTGCCCGACAAGGCGATCGATCTGCTCGACGAGGCGGGCGCCGCGGCGCGCCTCGCGCACGGCGAGGACTACACGGTCGACGTGTCCGACATCGAGATCGTCGTCGCGAAGATGGCCCAGATCCCGCCGCGCCAGGTCTCGACCTCGGACCGCGCGCAGCTCAAGGATCTGCAGAAGGAGCTCGAGGGCGTGGTCTTCGGCCAGGCCGAGGCCGTCGGCCAGCTCGCGAGCGCCATCAAGCTCTCGCGCGCGGGTCTACGCTCGCCGGAGAAGCCGATCGGCTCGTTCCTCTTCACGGGCCCGACGGGCGTCGGCAAGACCGAGCTCGCCAAGCAGCTCGCGAAGGTCATGGGGATCGAGTTCCTCCGCTTCGACATGAGCGAGTACCAGGAGCGCCACACGGTCTCGCGCCTCATCGGCGCGCCGCCCGGCTACGTCGGCTTCGATCGCGGCGGCCTGCTCACCGAGGCGATCGCGAAGACGCCGCACGCCGTGCTCCTGCTCGACGAGATCGAGAAGGCGCACCCGGACATCTTCCAGGTGCTCCTGCAGGTGATGGACCACGGAACGCTCACCGACAACAACGGCAAGAAGAGCTCCTTCCGGCACGTCGTGCTCATCATGACGAGCAACGTCGGCGCGCGGGAGCTCACGCAGACGCGCCTCGGCTTCGGCGAACGCGGGAGCGTGGGCGACGACGATCGCGCCTTCAAGAACGTGTTCAGCCCGGAGTTCCGCAACCGCCTCGACGCGCGCATCATGTTCAAGGCGCTCGATCCGAGCGTCATGGGCAGCATCGTCGACAAGTTCATCCGCGAGATCGAGGCGCTCGTCGGCGACAAGGGCGTGAGCATCCAGGTCACCGACGCCGCGCGCGACTACCTCGCGAAGAAGGGCTACGATCCGGCCTTCGGCGCGCGTCCGCTCGGGCGCGTCATCGAGCGCGAGCTCAAGCCCCGGCTCGGCGACGAGATCCTCTTCGGCGAGCTCGAGCACGGCGGAAAGGCCGTCGTTGATCTGAAAGACGACGCGCTCTCGTTCTCGTTCATCCCGAACGAGAAGCCCGCCGACGAGGCGGAGAAGAAGCCCGACGCGAAGGAGCCCGAGGCCACGGCCCAGGCCTGA
- a CDS encoding rhomboid family intramembrane serine protease yields MNDNDDHSGASAAQAHGQFLPSPPDGLAPVDPLPGLTAIGPVTERKARDWSLVLQSMSLWHMMRWTFRGWVLVVRDEDYDLASSSIDRYEAENRDWPPQKVRERPRHAPSIIAPLLFVALALFFLVTGPVAQNSLWFQRGRAESDLILGAEPWRALTALTLHADSSHVIGNVISGSIFASAVQRRLGPGGAALAILAAGTLGNVANAVAYHALSSDVHRSIGASTAVFGAIGLLAATQLALDRHHAAGQKRTLQEIAAPIVGGLALLGALGANPQSDLGAHFFGFVAGVVVGLGAALVLRNTRPSPRPWLQVALLGTTAALVLGAWRLALPYRLVWPF; encoded by the coding sequence GTGAACGACAACGACGACCATTCAGGCGCGAGCGCTGCCCAGGCCCATGGCCAGTTCCTCCCATCGCCGCCCGACGGGCTCGCGCCGGTCGATCCGCTCCCGGGTCTCACGGCGATTGGCCCGGTGACCGAGCGCAAGGCGCGGGATTGGTCGCTCGTCCTGCAGTCGATGTCGCTCTGGCACATGATGCGCTGGACGTTCCGCGGCTGGGTCCTCGTCGTGCGGGACGAGGATTACGACCTCGCGTCGAGCTCGATCGATCGGTACGAAGCCGAGAATCGGGATTGGCCGCCGCAGAAGGTGCGCGAGCGCCCGCGGCACGCGCCCTCGATCATCGCGCCGCTCCTCTTCGTCGCGCTCGCCCTGTTTTTCCTGGTGACGGGCCCTGTCGCGCAGAACTCGCTCTGGTTCCAGCGGGGTCGCGCCGAGAGCGACCTCATCCTCGGCGCGGAGCCGTGGCGCGCGCTCACGGCGCTCACGCTGCACGCGGACTCGTCCCACGTGATCGGCAACGTCATCTCGGGCTCGATCTTCGCATCGGCGGTGCAACGCAGGCTCGGCCCGGGCGGCGCGGCGCTCGCGATCCTCGCGGCGGGCACGCTGGGCAACGTGGCGAACGCGGTCGCGTATCACGCGCTCTCGAGCGACGTGCATCGATCGATCGGCGCTTCGACGGCGGTGTTCGGCGCGATCGGCTTGCTCGCGGCCACGCAGCTCGCGCTCGATCGGCATCACGCGGCGGGGCAGAAGCGGACGCTGCAGGAGATCGCGGCGCCGATCGTCGGCGGGCTCGCGCTGCTCGGGGCGCTCGGCGCGAACCCGCAATCGGATCTCGGCGCGCATTTTTTCGGGTTTGTCGCGGGCGTCGTCGTGGGGCTCGGCGCGGCGCTCGTCCTGCGCAACACGCGCCCGTCGCCCAGGCCGTGGCTGCAGGTCGCGCTGCTCGGGACCACGGCGGCGCTCGTCCTCGGCGCGTGGCGTTTGGCCTTGCCGTATCGGCTCGTCTGGCCGTTCTGA
- a CDS encoding glycogen/starch/alpha-glucan phosphorylase, whose amino-acid sequence MTSFFQGPTAPADGAIPAGSAQDPVPSRVRVEDDRTGMHPAALRRAFTDHVQFSRARDFETATAFDRFVALSLAVRDRLVQRWSQTQRTYYEKDVKRAYYLSAEFLLGRALQSNLQALGVEDTYRAVLRELGIDLDEVMEQEHDAGLGNGGLGRLAACILESMATLELPGQGYGIRYEFGIFEQVIRDGAQVERADEWLKFGNPWEIERPEYAVTVGFGGRTEMVQDARGGFRVLWHPADHVLGVPYDTPIAGHGTGTVNTLRLWAARSHEDFDFGLFNAGDYVSAVQQKNASEVISKVLYPNDNFDKGKELRLRQEYFFVACSIHDIVWRYTKTHDDFSRFGDKVGIQLNDTHPAIAIAELMRVLVDEHSLSWDEAWIQTVRAFGYTNHTLLPEALERWPVALFERLLPRHLEIIQEINRRLLRAVTVAFPYDQGRARRMSIFEEGPERMVRMAHLAVVGSHSINGVAKLHSELVQSSLFRDFHDLWPERFSNKTNGVTPRRWLFACNPRLSRLITSRIGPRFVTELERLADLEPAVDDPSFLAELRAIKRENKEALARIVKRDLGFDVDVGAIFDVQIKRLHEYKRQLLNALHIVALYLRAKRGERVHPRLFIFGAKAAPGYRQAKLIIRLIHAIASVVNDDSRVPELKIAFLPNYRVSLAEKIIPAADLSEQISTAGMEASGTGNMKLAMNGALTIGTYDGANIEIREAVGAENFFLFGLTAEEVEARLAAGVPGRAAYEADPELREAIDFIRSGFFSPEDPTAFHPIVDELLGRDRYLVMSDFRAYADAQQLVERAFVDEVGWSRKAALNIARVGSFSSDRTVREYANEIWRIERCPIQLVTPEPGAE is encoded by the coding sequence ATGACCTCCTTCTTCCAGGGCCCCACTGCGCCGGCCGATGGCGCGATCCCCGCTGGCTCCGCCCAAGATCCTGTGCCCTCGCGCGTCCGCGTCGAGGACGACCGGACGGGCATGCACCCCGCCGCCCTCCGCCGCGCGTTCACCGACCACGTGCAGTTCTCACGCGCCCGCGACTTCGAGACCGCGACGGCCTTCGACCGCTTCGTCGCGCTCTCGCTCGCCGTGCGGGATCGCCTGGTGCAGCGCTGGTCGCAGACGCAGCGCACCTACTACGAAAAGGACGTCAAGCGCGCCTACTACCTCTCCGCGGAGTTCCTCCTCGGCCGCGCGCTCCAGTCGAACCTGCAGGCCCTCGGCGTCGAGGACACCTACCGCGCGGTCTTGCGCGAGCTCGGCATCGATCTCGACGAGGTGATGGAGCAGGAGCACGACGCCGGCCTCGGCAACGGCGGCCTCGGGCGCCTCGCCGCGTGTATCCTCGAGTCGATGGCCACGCTCGAGCTGCCTGGCCAGGGCTACGGCATCCGCTACGAGTTCGGCATCTTCGAGCAGGTCATCCGCGACGGCGCTCAGGTCGAGCGCGCCGACGAGTGGCTGAAGTTCGGCAACCCCTGGGAGATCGAGCGCCCCGAGTATGCGGTCACCGTCGGCTTCGGCGGCCGCACCGAGATGGTGCAGGACGCCCGCGGCGGCTTCCGCGTCCTCTGGCACCCGGCCGATCACGTGCTCGGCGTCCCCTACGACACGCCCATCGCGGGCCACGGAACGGGCACCGTCAACACGCTGCGCCTCTGGGCGGCCCGCTCCCACGAGGACTTCGACTTCGGCCTCTTCAACGCCGGCGACTACGTGAGCGCGGTCCAGCAGAAGAACGCCTCCGAGGTCATCTCCAAGGTCCTCTACCCGAACGACAACTTCGACAAGGGCAAGGAGCTACGGCTCCGGCAGGAGTACTTCTTCGTCGCCTGCTCCATCCACGACATCGTCTGGCGTTACACGAAGACACACGACGACTTCTCGAGGTTCGGCGACAAGGTCGGGATACAGCTCAACGACACGCACCCGGCGATCGCCATCGCCGAGCTCATGCGCGTGCTCGTCGACGAGCACTCCCTCTCCTGGGACGAGGCGTGGATCCAGACCGTGCGGGCCTTCGGCTACACGAACCACACGCTCCTGCCCGAGGCGCTCGAGCGCTGGCCCGTCGCGCTCTTCGAGCGCCTCTTGCCGCGCCACCTCGAGATCATCCAGGAGATCAACCGCCGCCTGCTCCGCGCGGTCACCGTCGCCTTCCCCTACGATCAAGGCCGCGCTCGGCGCATGAGCATCTTCGAGGAGGGGCCCGAGCGCATGGTCCGCATGGCGCACCTCGCGGTCGTCGGATCCCACTCGATCAACGGCGTCGCCAAGCTCCACAGCGAGCTCGTCCAGAGCTCGCTCTTCCGCGACTTCCACGACCTCTGGCCCGAGCGCTTCAGCAACAAGACGAACGGCGTCACCCCGCGCCGCTGGCTCTTCGCCTGCAACCCCCGGCTCTCCCGGCTCATCACCTCCCGCATCGGCCCGCGCTTCGTCACCGAGCTCGAGCGCCTCGCCGACCTCGAGCCCGCCGTGGACGATCCGAGCTTCCTCGCCGAGCTCCGGGCGATCAAGCGCGAGAACAAGGAGGCGCTCGCCCGCATCGTCAAGCGCGACCTCGGCTTCGACGTGGACGTCGGCGCGATCTTCGACGTGCAGATCAAGCGGCTGCACGAGTACAAGCGCCAGCTCCTCAACGCGCTCCACATCGTCGCGCTCTACCTGCGCGCCAAGCGCGGCGAGCGCGTGCACCCGAGGCTCTTCATCTTCGGCGCCAAGGCCGCGCCCGGCTACCGGCAGGCCAAGCTCATCATCCGGCTGATCCACGCCATCGCCTCCGTCGTGAACGACGACAGCCGCGTCCCCGAGCTCAAGATCGCCTTCCTGCCGAACTACCGCGTCTCGCTCGCCGAGAAGATCATCCCGGCGGCCGATCTGTCCGAGCAGATCTCGACCGCGGGCATGGAGGCCTCCGGCACCGGCAACATGAAGCTCGCGATGAACGGCGCGCTCACGATCGGCACCTACGACGGCGCCAACATCGAGATCCGCGAGGCCGTCGGGGCCGAAAACTTCTTCCTCTTCGGGCTCACGGCCGAGGAGGTCGAGGCCCGCCTCGCCGCCGGCGTCCCCGGCCGCGCCGCCTACGAGGCCGATCCCGAGCTCCGCGAGGCGATCGACTTCATCCGCTCCGGCTTCTTCTCGCCCGAGGATCCCACCGCCTTCCACCCGATCGTCGACGAGCTTCTCGGCCGCGACCGCTACCTCGTCATGAGCGACTTCCGCGCCTACGCCGACGCCCAGCAGCTCGTCGAGCGCGCCTTCGTCGACGAGGTGGGCTGGTCGCGCAAAGCCGCCCTCAACATCGCGCGGGTCGGATCTTTCTCGTCGGATCGCACGGTCCGCGAATACGCGAATGAAATCTGGCGGATCGAGCGCTGCCCCATCCAGCTCGTCACCCCCGAGCCCGGCGCGGAGTAG
- a CDS encoding acyl-CoA dehydrogenase family protein, with translation MPSLHETPEHARLRDEIRRFARREIAPFAHAWEEANEFPRELYEKAGRAGMLGIGYPEAYGGSGGDLSHIIAATEEFITGGTSVGTAVGLGSHAIALPPILNFGTEDQKKRYLPPVLAGEKIAALAITEPGGGSDVASLSTRAVLDGDHYVVTGAKTFITSGCRADLVTTAVRTGGEGHAGVSLLVIERGTPGFSVGKKLAKMGWWASDTAELVFDGCRVPRANLIGEENAGFIPIMTNFAVERLLLVANCVAIASLAYDEAVRYARERRAFGKPIMGFQVLRHKLADMATRIAAARALMNDVVARHLRGDMVTGLAAMAKNTATDMCSFVCDEAVQIFGGHGYMRETLVERLYRDARLYPIGGGTREIMNEIICKTEGY, from the coding sequence CTGCCTTCGCTCCACGAGACCCCCGAGCACGCCCGGCTGCGGGACGAGATTCGTCGCTTCGCGCGCCGCGAGATCGCGCCCTTCGCCCACGCCTGGGAGGAGGCGAACGAGTTCCCGCGCGAGCTCTACGAGAAGGCCGGCCGCGCGGGCATGCTCGGCATCGGTTACCCCGAGGCGTACGGCGGATCCGGCGGGGATCTCTCGCACATCATCGCCGCGACCGAGGAGTTCATCACGGGCGGCACGTCCGTGGGCACGGCGGTGGGCCTGGGCAGCCACGCGATCGCGCTGCCGCCGATCCTGAACTTCGGCACCGAGGATCAAAAGAAGCGTTATTTACCGCCCGTGCTCGCCGGCGAGAAGATCGCCGCGCTCGCGATCACCGAGCCCGGCGGCGGCAGCGACGTCGCCTCGCTCTCGACGCGCGCCGTGCTGGACGGTGATCACTACGTCGTCACGGGCGCGAAGACGTTCATCACCTCGGGCTGCCGCGCGGACCTCGTGACGACGGCCGTGCGCACCGGCGGTGAAGGGCACGCCGGGGTCTCGTTGCTCGTGATCGAGCGTGGGACGCCTGGTTTTTCCGTGGGGAAGAAGCTCGCGAAGATGGGCTGGTGGGCCTCGGACACGGCGGAGCTCGTCTTCGACGGCTGCCGCGTGCCGCGGGCGAACCTCATCGGCGAGGAGAACGCCGGCTTCATCCCGATCATGACGAACTTCGCCGTCGAGCGCCTGCTGCTCGTGGCCAACTGCGTGGCGATCGCCTCGCTCGCGTACGACGAGGCCGTGCGATATGCGCGCGAGCGCCGCGCCTTCGGCAAGCCGATCATGGGCTTCCAGGTCCTGCGCCACAAGCTCGCGGACATGGCGACGCGGATCGCGGCGGCGCGCGCGCTCATGAACGACGTCGTCGCGCGTCATCTGCGCGGCGACATGGTCACGGGCCTCGCCGCGATGGCGAAGAACACCGCGACGGACATGTGTTCGTTCGTCTGCGACGAGGCCGTGCAGATCTTCGGCGGCCACGGCTACATGCGCGAGACGCTCGTCGAGCGGCTCTACCGCGATGCGCGGCTCTACCCGATCGGCGGGGGGACGCGCGAGATCATGAACGAGATCATCTGCAAGACGGAGGGTTACTAG